A genomic stretch from Microtus pennsylvanicus isolate mMicPen1 chromosome 9, mMicPen1.hap1, whole genome shotgun sequence includes:
- the Rbm18 gene encoding putative RNA-binding protein 18 encodes MEAETKTLPLENASILSEGSLQEGHRLWIGNLDPKITEYHLLKLLQKFGKVKQFDFLFHKSGALEGQPRGYCFVNFETKQEAEQAIQCLNGKLALSKKLVVRWAHAQVKRYDHNKNDKILPISLEPSSSTEPTQSNLSVTAKIKAIEAKLKMMAENPDAEYPAAPVYSYFKPPDKKRTTPYCRTAWKSRR; translated from the exons ATGGAAGCAGAAACCAAAACCCTTCCCCTGGAGAACGCGTCCATCCTTTCAGAGGGCTCTCTACAGGAAGGACACCGATTATGGATCGGCAACCTGGACCCCAAAATCACAGA ATACCACCTCCTCAAGCTCCTCCAGAAGTTTGGCAAGGTGAAGCAATTTGACTTCCTCTTCCACAAGTCGGGGGCTTTGGAGGGCCAGCCCCGAGGGTACTGTTTTGTTAACTTTGAAACTAAGCAG GAAGCAGAACAAGCCATCCAGTGTCTTAATGGCAAGCTGGCACTGTCAAAGAAGCTGGTGGTACGATGGGCCCACGCTCAAGTCAAG agaTATGATCATAACAAGAATGATAAGATCCTTCCCATCAGCCTTGAGCCATCCTCAAGCACTGAACCCACTCAGTCTAACCTCAG tGTCACTGCAAAGATAAAAGCCATTGAAGCGAAGCTGAAAATGATGGCAGAGAATCCTGATGCAGAGTACCCAGCAGCACCTGTTTATTCGTACTTTAAACCACCAGACAAGAAAAGGACTACTCCTTACTGCAGAACAGCCTGGAAGTCTCGGAGATGA